The following proteins come from a genomic window of Pseudomonas sp. MAG733B:
- a CDS encoding Dabb family protein, which translates to MIKHIVMWKLEGETPEAHRQACLFLKERFEGLAGLIPGLLKIEVGVDFSRIDYACDVVLYSEFETQEALDAYASHPEHLRVKGELGNSRIARHQVDYRLS; encoded by the coding sequence ATGATCAAGCACATCGTGATGTGGAAACTGGAAGGGGAAACGCCTGAAGCGCACAGACAGGCCTGCCTGTTCCTGAAGGAGCGTTTCGAAGGGCTCGCCGGGCTGATACCTGGGCTTCTGAAAATCGAAGTAGGCGTAGATTTCAGCCGTATAGACTATGCGTGCGATGTCGTGCTCTACAGTGAGTTTGAAACCCAGGAAGCCCTGGACGCCTACGCTTCCCACCCCGAACATTTGCGGGTGAAAGGGGAGTTGGGTAATTCACGCATTGCGCGGCATCAGGTCGATTATCGGTTGTCGTAA
- the mmsB gene encoding multiple monosaccharide ABC transporter permease — MNEVSVPLASKPSALTSFKRGAREYGLLASLIVIMVFFQVATGGALMQPLNLTNLLLQNSYIVVMALGMLMVIVCGHIDLSVGSVVGVIGAIAAVLMVQYRMDFFTVTIICLATGALIGAAQGYWVAVWGMPSFIVTLAGMLIFRGATIAISQGQSIGPFPPAFSAISSGFIPDIFASEHLRITSLLVGIAVAAAFWIVEYRSRRRTLKSGGNAAPMALFALKNGVITALIVYFCYLLSTYRGIPTVLVIMSVLIGVYTFIMNRTVIGRWIYAVGGNLKAAKLSGINTSRVTFFAFVNMGVLAAVAGLIFVARLNSATPRGGSGFELDVIAAVFIGGASASGGVGKVVGVVIGAFIMGVLNNGMSIMGIGIDYQQMIKGAVLLAAVFVDVYQKSKV; from the coding sequence GTGAACGAAGTCAGCGTACCTCTCGCATCCAAACCATCAGCGCTCACGTCATTCAAGCGCGGCGCGCGCGAATACGGTCTTCTGGCGTCGTTGATCGTCATCATGGTGTTCTTCCAGGTGGCCACCGGCGGGGCGCTGATGCAGCCGCTGAACCTGACCAACCTGTTGCTGCAAAACAGTTACATCGTGGTCATGGCGTTGGGCATGTTGATGGTGATTGTCTGCGGTCACATCGACTTGTCGGTGGGTTCCGTAGTCGGAGTGATCGGTGCGATTGCCGCCGTGCTTATGGTCCAGTACCGGATGGATTTCTTCACGGTCACCATCATTTGCCTCGCTACTGGCGCGCTGATCGGTGCCGCACAAGGCTACTGGGTAGCGGTCTGGGGCATGCCGTCATTCATCGTCACCCTGGCAGGCATGCTGATCTTTCGAGGCGCGACTATCGCCATCTCGCAAGGCCAGTCGATAGGTCCATTCCCACCGGCCTTCTCTGCGATCAGCTCGGGTTTTATTCCCGATATCTTTGCCAGTGAACACCTGCGCATTACTTCCTTGCTGGTGGGCATCGCCGTCGCAGCTGCGTTCTGGATCGTCGAATACCGTAGTCGCAGACGTACACTCAAGAGCGGTGGCAACGCCGCCCCCATGGCTTTGTTCGCACTGAAAAATGGCGTGATCACGGCGCTCATCGTGTACTTCTGCTACCTGCTCTCGACCTATCGCGGCATCCCCACTGTGCTGGTGATCATGAGCGTGTTGATCGGTGTGTACACCTTCATCATGAACCGCACTGTGATTGGCCGCTGGATCTACGCCGTGGGCGGCAATCTCAAGGCTGCGAAGCTGTCGGGGATCAACACGTCGCGTGTGACCTTCTTTGCTTTCGTCAACATGGGCGTACTCGCGGCGGTGGCCGGGCTGATTTTCGTGGCCCGACTCAACAGCGCTACACCACGTGGGGGCTCAGGCTTTGAGCTGGATGTCATCGCTGCGGTGTTCATCGGCGGCGCCTCGGCGTCTGGTGGGGTAGGCAAGGTTGTCGGCGTGGTGATCGGTGCCTTCATCATGGGTGTGCTGAACAACGGCATGTCGATCATGGGCATCGGCATCGACTATCAGCAGATGATCAAGGGCGCTGTGTTGCTGGCGGCGGTATTTGTGGATGTTTATCAGAAGAGCAAAGTTTGA
- the mmsA gene encoding multiple monosaccharide ABC transporter ATP-binding protein: MTTTILDMRDIQKCFGPVKALSRVNLKVGDGEIHAICGENGAGKSTLMKILSGVYPHGSFTGEIVFDGKPRTFQGLRDSEALGICIIHQELALVPMLSITENLFLGNEIARHGVIDWNQAHRRARDLLARVGLDASPQTLVGKLGIGQQQMVEIAKALAKDVRLLILDEPTASLNEKDSDTLLKLMLELKGRGITSIIISHKLNEIGRVADEITVIRDGSTVDVIDCRAEPIDEARVIRSMVGRELSDRYPSRVSEIGETLFEVEGWSVGDPERPGRDRIRNINFHVRRGEVVGIAGLMGSGRTEFAMSVFGRTYGTNIRGKARLEGREVDLGTVRKAIDQGLAYATEDRKGAGLVLGESITRNTSMANLAAVSKRWVMNELAETKVAVDYQARLRIRTPNVLQSVDKLSGGNQQKVVLGKWLFSDPKVLILDEPTRGIDVGAKYEIYGVVNQVVSEGRGVVMISSEMPELLGTCDRIYVMNEGRFVGEFPIAEASQEKIMHAIMKNEVIQ; encoded by the coding sequence ATGACAACAACAATTCTCGACATGCGTGATATCCAGAAGTGCTTCGGTCCGGTGAAGGCGCTCAGCCGGGTCAACCTCAAGGTCGGCGATGGCGAAATCCATGCGATCTGCGGTGAGAACGGTGCCGGCAAATCGACCCTGATGAAGATCCTCAGTGGGGTCTATCCTCATGGCAGCTTCACCGGCGAAATCGTCTTCGACGGCAAGCCAAGAACCTTCCAGGGATTGCGTGACAGCGAGGCGCTGGGCATTTGTATCATTCACCAGGAGCTGGCTCTGGTGCCGATGCTCTCGATCACCGAGAACCTGTTTCTCGGCAACGAGATCGCTCGGCATGGCGTCATCGACTGGAACCAGGCGCATCGGCGGGCCCGTGATTTGCTCGCCCGTGTCGGCCTTGATGCAAGCCCCCAGACCTTGGTGGGTAAACTCGGCATCGGCCAGCAGCAGATGGTGGAAATCGCAAAGGCGCTGGCCAAGGACGTGCGCCTGCTGATTCTTGACGAGCCCACCGCCAGCCTCAACGAAAAAGACAGCGATACCTTGCTCAAGCTCATGCTCGAACTCAAGGGACGTGGCATTACCTCGATCATCATCTCGCACAAGCTCAACGAGATTGGCCGTGTGGCTGACGAGATCACGGTGATTCGCGACGGCAGCACTGTCGACGTGATCGACTGCCGCGCCGAACCGATCGACGAAGCTCGGGTTATCCGCTCCATGGTCGGTCGCGAGTTGTCGGATCGTTACCCGTCGCGTGTCAGCGAGATCGGCGAAACGTTGTTCGAGGTCGAAGGCTGGTCGGTGGGTGATCCCGAGCGTCCGGGCCGCGACCGCATACGCAATATCAATTTCCACGTGCGCCGTGGCGAAGTGGTGGGCATTGCCGGGCTGATGGGCTCTGGCCGTACCGAGTTCGCCATGAGTGTGTTTGGCCGCACCTACGGCACCAACATTCGCGGCAAGGCTCGCCTGGAAGGACGTGAAGTTGACCTTGGCACCGTGCGCAAGGCCATCGATCAAGGCCTGGCCTACGCCACCGAAGACCGCAAGGGCGCCGGCCTGGTGTTGGGGGAGAGCATCACTCGCAACACCAGCATGGCCAACCTGGCCGCAGTCTCAAAGCGCTGGGTGATGAACGAACTGGCCGAAACCAAAGTGGCCGTTGACTATCAGGCACGCCTGCGCATCCGAACCCCCAACGTATTGCAGTCGGTGGACAAGCTGTCCGGGGGCAATCAGCAGAAGGTGGTTTTGGGCAAGTGGCTGTTCTCCGATCCCAAGGTGTTGATCCTCGACGAGCCCACCCGTGGCATCGATGTGGGGGCCAAGTACGAGATTTATGGCGTGGTCAATCAGGTGGTCAGTGAGGGCAGGGGTGTCGTGATGATTTCTTCGGAAATGCCGGAGCTGCTCGGTACTTGTGACCGCATCTATGTGATGAACGAAGGGCGTTTTGTCGGCGAGTTTCCGATCGCCGAGGCATCGCAAGAAAAAATCATGCACGCAATCATGAAAAACGAGGTGATCCAGTGA
- the chvE gene encoding multiple monosaccharide ABC transporter substrate-binding protein, with the protein MHTIIKLAGALLLGLAVSACDKSATSTKGTIGVAMPSKTEARWVSDGSSIVDSLKKLGYDTDLQYAQYEAPTQLSQIENMMVKGIKGLIVAPIDGTTMADVLKQAKEKGIKVISYDRLIRNTKDFDYYVTFDNYRTGVLQGQSIVDKLQLAQGKGPFNLEIFAGSTDDNNAHVVYAGVMSQLKPYIDSGKLVIRSGQQAMEKVATPNWDGAQAQARMDNLLSAFYGTAHLDAVLAMNDQIATGVVSSLRGVGYGSGKAAMPIVTGQDAEVASIKSIIRGDQSSTIFKDTRALAEAAAQMMDATLSGKTVVVNDSTSYDNGVMIVPTQLLTPQLVDGNNWQKVLVDDTKFYTSEQLR; encoded by the coding sequence ATGCACACGATCATCAAGCTTGCCGGCGCATTACTGTTGGGACTGGCCGTCAGTGCCTGCGACAAGAGCGCCACCAGCACCAAAGGCACCATCGGGGTTGCCATGCCCTCGAAAACCGAGGCGCGCTGGGTTTCGGACGGCAGCAGCATCGTCGATTCTTTGAAAAAGCTCGGTTACGACACTGACCTGCAGTACGCCCAGTACGAAGCACCGACCCAGCTGTCGCAAATTGAAAACATGATGGTCAAGGGCATCAAGGGACTGATCGTCGCGCCGATCGACGGCACGACCATGGCTGATGTGCTCAAGCAGGCCAAGGAAAAAGGCATCAAGGTCATTTCCTATGACCGTTTGATCCGCAACACCAAGGACTTCGACTACTACGTCACCTTCGACAACTACCGCACCGGCGTGCTGCAAGGCCAGTCCATTGTAGACAAGTTGCAACTCGCGCAGGGCAAGGGGCCGTTCAACCTGGAAATCTTCGCCGGCTCCACCGACGACAACAATGCCCACGTGGTGTACGCGGGGGTGATGTCGCAGCTCAAGCCATACATCGACAGCGGCAAGTTGGTGATCCGCAGCGGCCAACAAGCGATGGAGAAGGTAGCGACCCCGAACTGGGATGGCGCCCAGGCACAGGCGCGCATGGATAACCTGCTGAGTGCCTTCTATGGAACCGCGCACCTGGACGCCGTGCTGGCGATGAACGACCAGATCGCAACCGGTGTGGTGTCTTCATTGCGCGGTGTGGGTTATGGCTCGGGCAAGGCGGCCATGCCGATTGTCACCGGACAGGATGCCGAGGTGGCCAGCATCAAGTCGATCATTCGCGGCGATCAGTCCTCGACCATCTTCAAGGACACCCGTGCACTGGCTGAAGCCGCTGCGCAGATGATGGACGCCACCTTGAGCGGCAAGACGGTGGTGGTCAATGACTCCACGTCTTACGACAACGGCGTGATGATCGTGCCGACCCAACTGCTTACGCCACAACTGGTCGACGGCAACAACTGGCAGAAAGTTCTGGTGGACGACACCAAGTTCTATACCTCGGAACAGTTGCGCTAA
- a CDS encoding Gfo/Idh/MocA family oxidoreductase yields the protein MSYKLESGATIGVACLGITHPHTSGRVKAFKRIPGAQFLGAYDDSPLLEPFCDALGLQARSKEEILADPNVHVVLVHPKSYLMADWAIEALEAGKAVLCEKPAGRGTIDTTRIVEAVERTGGLFQVGYCWRYAPSVEKMQQVLQSGEIGKVLQVRAHAGCSHDEADTNHMKQPGDRGGAFYVIGCHTIDRLLLHFGMPNSVNARITKFAGQMSDSAREDAVGAVLNYDDKLITIDFMSWDPMPWTESWDITAYGTHGVMHSTPMPASYKLYHDGKNGHQQGWTHWNENSFPEIWAVRKTVYSPEIAEIGNPVYFDREAAAFVQSLRTGSPSTVPATQAHNINVILEALFESAELNGQEVILAK from the coding sequence ATGTCCTACAAGCTTGAGAGTGGCGCCACCATCGGTGTGGCCTGCCTGGGGATTACTCACCCGCACACGTCGGGCCGCGTCAAAGCGTTCAAACGCATACCTGGCGCGCAGTTCCTCGGTGCTTACGACGACAGCCCTTTGCTTGAGCCATTCTGCGATGCCCTGGGCTTGCAGGCGCGCAGCAAGGAAGAAATCCTCGCCGACCCGAATGTGCACGTCGTACTGGTACACCCTAAAAGCTACCTGATGGCCGACTGGGCCATCGAAGCCCTGGAAGCTGGCAAGGCGGTGCTTTGCGAAAAACCGGCGGGTCGCGGCACCATCGATACCACGCGTATCGTCGAAGCGGTTGAGCGCACCGGTGGGTTGTTCCAGGTGGGCTACTGCTGGCGCTACGCGCCGTCGGTGGAAAAGATGCAGCAAGTGCTGCAAAGCGGAGAAATCGGCAAGGTCCTGCAAGTGCGCGCCCATGCCGGTTGCTCCCACGATGAAGCCGACACCAACCACATGAAACAACCGGGCGACCGCGGTGGCGCCTTCTACGTGATTGGCTGCCACACCATCGATCGTTTGCTGCTGCACTTCGGCATGCCCAACTCGGTCAATGCGCGGATCACTAAGTTCGCCGGGCAGATGAGCGACTCGGCGCGCGAAGACGCCGTGGGCGCAGTGCTCAACTACGATGACAAGTTAATCACCATCGACTTCATGTCCTGGGATCCGATGCCCTGGACGGAAAGTTGGGACATCACGGCCTACGGCACCCATGGGGTGATGCACTCCACGCCGATGCCAGCGTCGTACAAGCTGTACCACGATGGCAAGAATGGCCATCAGCAAGGCTGGACGCACTGGAACGAAAACAGCTTCCCGGAGATCTGGGCCGTGCGCAAAACGGTTTATTCCCCGGAAATCGCCGAGATCGGCAACCCGGTGTATTTCGACCGCGAAGCCGCAGCCTTCGTCCAGTCGTTGCGTACCGGCAGTCCTTCGACTGTGCCGGCCACCCAGGCGCACAACATCAACGTGATTCTCGAAGCGCTGTTCGAGTCCGCTGAATTGAACGGCCAGGAAGTCATCCTGGCCAAGTAA
- the iolG gene encoding inositol 2-dehydrogenase, with protein MVGIAVLGAGRIGKIHAANVAASPFAKLVAVADPFGNAAQQLAEQFGADAMTDCEAAIDRDDVQAIVIGTPTHTHISLMLRAVRQGKAVLCEKPIDLDMAKSLAAVEEVERLNGRVMLAFNRRFETTFAEMHAAIEAGDIGEVRQVIISSRDPGLAPEDYIEHSGGIFRDMTIHDLDIGRWLLGEEPVELTAIGSRLIDPQMMEKYDDYDTAMVQMQTASGKQCHINNCRQAVYGYDQRIEVFGSKGMLQMDNLRPTTIRRWSQDVTDAREPLLNFFLERYQQAYKAELDAYIDALVKGSPMPTTVQDGLKALKLADAAVESVKTGRAVRL; from the coding sequence ATGGTAGGTATCGCAGTTCTCGGCGCCGGCCGAATCGGCAAGATTCACGCAGCCAATGTCGCGGCCAGTCCGTTCGCAAAACTGGTGGCAGTGGCTGACCCTTTCGGCAACGCTGCCCAGCAACTGGCCGAGCAATTTGGCGCTGACGCCATGACCGATTGCGAAGCGGCGATCGATCGCGACGACGTCCAGGCCATCGTCATCGGCACCCCGACCCACACCCACATCAGCCTGATGCTGCGCGCGGTGCGCCAAGGCAAGGCGGTGTTGTGCGAGAAACCGATCGACCTGGACATGGCCAAGAGCCTGGCCGCCGTCGAAGAAGTGGAGCGCCTCAACGGTCGGGTGATGCTGGCGTTCAACCGCCGCTTCGAGACCACCTTCGCCGAAATGCACGCGGCGATCGAGGCCGGTGACATCGGTGAAGTGCGTCAGGTGATCATCAGTAGCCGCGATCCGGGCCTGGCGCCGGAAGACTATATTGAACATTCCGGCGGCATCTTCCGCGACATGACCATCCACGACCTGGACATCGGCCGCTGGCTGCTGGGTGAGGAGCCGGTGGAGCTGACCGCCATCGGCAGCCGTCTGATCGACCCGCAGATGATGGAAAAGTACGACGACTACGACACGGCGATGGTGCAGATGCAAACCGCGTCGGGCAAACAGTGCCACATCAACAATTGCCGTCAGGCGGTCTACGGTTACGACCAGCGCATCGAGGTGTTTGGCTCCAAAGGCATGCTGCAAATGGACAACCTGCGCCCGACCACCATCCGGCGCTGGAGCCAGGACGTCACCGACGCTCGCGAACCGCTGCTGAATTTCTTCCTTGAGCGCTACCAGCAAGCCTACAAGGCCGAACTGGATGCCTACATCGATGCACTGGTCAAAGGCAGCCCAATGCCGACCACCGTACAGGACGGTCTCAAGGCCCTGAAGCTGGCCGATGCCGCCGTCGAGTCGGTCAAGACCGGGCGCGCAGTCCGTCTGTGA
- a CDS encoding TIM barrel protein: MPNKNIELLAAYWTLAGDTYPGAPSEISPFSLQARAEAASKAGWRGMGLVHADILHNVEKLGISTVRNIFQDNGIKHLEVEFLTDWHLDGERRAASDKVRDELLEVAGELGARSLKVAAGLFEDGPPDIARMRDTFALLCDRAQPFGTNVVIEFLPFSSVNTIDLAIAVAEGVRPNGGLLVDTWHVARGGMSFDEIAKIPLELIKSIELDDANHAIVETLFNDSTHYRKCCGEGQLDVPEFIQQVVNVGYDGPWGVELISAELRKLPLDVVAKRTFETTIAQFEGIKFPK, translated from the coding sequence ATGCCAAACAAAAATATTGAACTGCTTGCTGCCTACTGGACCCTCGCTGGCGACACCTATCCCGGAGCTCCCAGCGAGATCAGCCCATTTTCCCTGCAAGCGCGTGCGGAGGCGGCGTCGAAAGCCGGCTGGCGCGGCATGGGGCTGGTGCATGCCGACATCCTGCACAACGTTGAAAAGCTGGGTATTTCCACCGTACGCAATATCTTTCAGGACAACGGCATCAAGCACCTGGAAGTCGAGTTCCTGACGGACTGGCACCTGGATGGCGAACGCCGAGCGGCGTCGGACAAAGTCCGCGACGAACTGCTGGAAGTCGCTGGCGAGCTCGGCGCGCGCAGCCTCAAGGTAGCCGCCGGTTTGTTCGAAGACGGGCCGCCCGACATCGCCCGCATGCGTGACACCTTCGCGCTGTTGTGCGATCGGGCCCAACCTTTCGGCACCAATGTGGTGATCGAATTCCTGCCGTTTTCCAGCGTGAATACCATCGATCTCGCCATCGCCGTGGCAGAAGGTGTGCGCCCCAACGGCGGCCTTCTGGTGGATACCTGGCACGTGGCGCGTGGCGGCATGAGCTTCGATGAAATCGCCAAGATCCCACTGGAGTTGATCAAGTCCATCGAACTGGACGACGCCAATCACGCCATCGTCGAAACCCTGTTCAACGATTCCACGCACTACCGCAAATGCTGTGGCGAAGGCCAGCTGGACGTGCCGGAGTTCATCCAGCAAGTGGTCAATGTCGGCTACGACGGCCCTTGGGGTGTGGAACTGATCTCCGCTGAACTGCGCAAGCTGCCGCTGGATGTGGTGGCCAAGAGAACCTTTGAAACCACCATCGCGCAATTCGAAGGGATCAAATTCCCGAAGTGA
- a CDS encoding intradiol ring-cleavage dioxygenase — MTAHLDTDIAIGGLFEEEQSAEIVNARNSVDANPRLVEVMSVLTRHLHAAIKEIEPTHDEWFKAIEFLTQTGQMCTDWRQEYILLSDVLGATMLVDAINHRRPKGATPNTILGPFYVADAPRYENGANICLDGKGEPTLVSGRVLDIAGNPIAGATLDIWQTNDDGFYDVQQKGVQPDYNLRGLFTTDADGYYAFRTVKPRHYPIPADGPVGKLLGDLGRHPNRAAHLHFIVTAEGYDQVITHIFTPDCPYLHEDTVFGVKKELIAEFTTQTDPLLASRYDLQVPFLAVNWDFVLTQA, encoded by the coding sequence ATGACTGCTCATCTGGATACCGACATCGCCATCGGCGGACTTTTCGAAGAGGAACAATCCGCCGAGATCGTCAATGCCCGTAATTCGGTCGACGCGAACCCGCGGCTGGTCGAGGTCATGTCGGTGCTGACCCGGCATCTGCATGCAGCCATCAAGGAAATCGAACCGACCCATGATGAGTGGTTCAAGGCTATCGAGTTCCTGACCCAGACCGGGCAGATGTGCACTGACTGGCGCCAGGAATACATTCTGCTGTCGGATGTGCTGGGCGCGACCATGTTGGTGGATGCGATCAACCATCGGCGGCCCAAGGGCGCGACGCCTAACACGATCCTTGGGCCTTTCTACGTAGCCGATGCACCGCGCTACGAGAATGGCGCGAACATCTGCCTGGACGGCAAGGGCGAGCCGACGCTGGTCAGCGGTCGGGTGCTCGATATCGCGGGCAACCCGATCGCCGGCGCGACCCTGGATATCTGGCAGACCAACGATGACGGGTTCTACGACGTGCAGCAAAAAGGCGTACAACCGGATTACAACCTGCGCGGTCTGTTCACCACCGATGCCGATGGCTATTACGCATTCCGTACCGTCAAGCCGCGTCACTACCCGATTCCCGCCGACGGTCCGGTAGGCAAGTTGCTGGGTGATCTGGGGCGGCATCCCAACCGCGCCGCGCATTTGCATTTCATTGTGACCGCCGAAGGTTACGACCAGGTCATCACCCACATCTTCACCCCCGATTGCCCGTACTTGCACGAGGACACGGTGTTCGGCGTGAAGAAGGAATTGATTGCCGAGTTCACCACCCAAACCGATCCGCTACTGGCGAGTCGTTATGACTTGCAGGTGCCGTTCCTGGCGGTGAATTGGGACTTTGTCCTGACCCAGGCCTGA
- a CDS encoding sugar porter family MFS transporter, protein MSNSQTVGASSKILWRIAAITTMGSLGFGYDTGVISGALPFMSLDASQGGLGLTPVSEGLVASSLIFGGAVGALFAGQLSDRYGRLGVLKALALLFALGALGTALAPDMWSMVVTRFILGIAVGGASSTVPVLIAELAAPKHRGRLVCQSELMIVSGQCLAYVASAGLAHLFDSPTIWRYMLAIALIPAALLYVGMHFVPTSPRWLVSKGRVAEAKTVLAGIRDTQHEADRELKEIISQCKVEARQTSVLATLNEPWLLKLLAIGIGLGFVIQFTGVNAFMYYTPMILKETGMGINAALIATIGNGVVSVIATLIGMWVINRMGRRSMLLLGLTVVVLAQIFLGVVLNFMPHSLLQSYLALSGVLVFLFFMQMCIGPVYWLLMSELFPTHARGLMNGISVSVFWIFNAIVAFVFPVLLSVLGGMTFFLFAVVNIGSIIFCTLWLPETKGLTLEEIEQQMKQRFNGRKWRAVDAQAY, encoded by the coding sequence ATGTCTAACAGTCAAACTGTCGGTGCTTCGTCGAAGATTCTCTGGCGAATTGCAGCCATCACTACCATGGGGTCATTGGGATTCGGGTATGACACAGGTGTCATTTCCGGAGCGCTGCCCTTCATGTCACTGGATGCCAGCCAGGGCGGCCTCGGTCTGACCCCGGTCTCGGAAGGTCTGGTCGCGTCCTCGTTGATCTTTGGCGGCGCCGTAGGTGCGCTGTTCGCCGGGCAACTGTCCGACCGTTATGGTCGTCTCGGCGTGCTCAAGGCGCTGGCCCTGCTGTTTGCATTGGGCGCCCTGGGTACCGCGCTGGCGCCGGATATGTGGTCCATGGTCGTTACGCGTTTCATTCTCGGCATCGCCGTTGGCGGTGCATCTTCCACCGTTCCCGTATTGATTGCAGAACTGGCAGCCCCCAAACATCGCGGCCGACTGGTGTGCCAGAGCGAACTGATGATTGTTTCAGGGCAATGCCTGGCTTACGTCGCCAGTGCCGGGTTGGCGCACCTGTTCGACAGCCCGACGATCTGGCGCTACATGCTGGCCATCGCCTTGATCCCGGCGGCGCTGCTTTATGTCGGCATGCATTTCGTCCCCACCTCGCCGCGCTGGCTGGTCAGCAAAGGCCGCGTTGCAGAAGCCAAGACAGTACTAGCCGGCATCCGTGATACGCAGCATGAAGCGGACCGCGAGCTGAAGGAAATCATCTCCCAGTGCAAAGTCGAAGCGCGCCAGACCAGTGTGCTCGCCACGCTCAACGAACCCTGGCTGCTCAAGCTGCTCGCCATTGGTATCGGTCTTGGCTTCGTCATCCAGTTCACCGGCGTCAACGCGTTCATGTACTACACGCCGATGATTCTCAAAGAGACCGGCATGGGCATCAACGCCGCCCTTATCGCGACCATCGGCAATGGTGTGGTCTCGGTGATCGCCACGTTGATTGGCATGTGGGTGATCAACCGCATGGGCCGTCGCTCGATGTTGTTGCTGGGGCTGACGGTCGTCGTACTGGCGCAGATCTTCCTCGGTGTGGTGCTCAACTTCATGCCGCACTCGCTGCTGCAAAGCTACCTGGCACTGTCCGGCGTGCTGGTGTTCCTGTTCTTCATGCAGATGTGCATCGGCCCGGTTTACTGGCTGCTGATGTCGGAACTGTTCCCGACCCATGCACGCGGTTTGATGAATGGCATTTCGGTGAGCGTGTTCTGGATTTTCAACGCCATCGTTGCCTTCGTCTTCCCGGTGTTGCTGAGCGTGCTGGGCGGCATGACCTTCTTCCTGTTCGCCGTGGTGAACATTGGCTCGATCATCTTCTGCACGTTGTGGTTGCCGGAAACCAAGGGCCTGACCCTGGAAGAAATTGAGCAGCAAATGAAGCAACGTTTCAATGGCCGCAAATGGCGCGCTGTCGACGCTCAAGCTTATTGA
- a CDS encoding LysR family transcriptional regulator, which produces MDRLTELELFVTTAEVGTLSKAAELLGLSNAAASRHLVALEQRLNVRLIDRNTRRLALTHSGHQFYTSCKSLLGELKEAEASLTESLVQPVGTLTITSSISFCMLHIAPLIPAFRKKYPHINVKLLGENRYFDIIDSEIDLAIRTKEYEPDSNITIRRLAETRRVLAASPGYLQRMGTPKTIEDLAKHDVLIYSHANQPRVMRFTKDDEEVAIKVEPMLETNDGQIVRAAALAGGGILVQPKYIINADLVAGRLIPVLDDWDLPRLTINMAFQSRRYMPTKLRVFIDFLLADFAEHEYERFWTR; this is translated from the coding sequence ATGGATCGGTTAACCGAACTGGAGCTTTTCGTCACGACGGCGGAAGTGGGTACCTTGAGCAAGGCGGCAGAACTGCTCGGCTTATCGAACGCCGCCGCCAGTCGACACCTGGTAGCACTGGAGCAACGACTCAACGTCCGGTTGATCGATCGTAATACACGTCGTCTTGCGCTGACCCATTCCGGTCATCAGTTCTATACCAGTTGCAAAAGCCTGCTCGGTGAGTTGAAGGAAGCCGAGGCTTCGCTGACCGAATCACTGGTACAGCCGGTCGGCACCTTGACGATCACCTCGTCCATTTCGTTTTGCATGCTGCATATCGCGCCGCTGATACCGGCGTTTCGCAAGAAATACCCGCACATCAACGTCAAGCTCCTGGGCGAGAATCGCTATTTCGACATCATCGACAGCGAAATAGACCTGGCGATCAGGACCAAGGAATACGAGCCTGACTCCAACATCACCATTCGCCGCCTGGCCGAAACGCGCAGGGTGCTGGCCGCTTCACCGGGTTACCTGCAACGCATGGGCACGCCGAAGACCATCGAAGATCTGGCTAAACATGACGTACTGATCTACAGCCATGCCAACCAGCCCCGGGTCATGCGTTTCACCAAAGACGACGAAGAGGTCGCGATCAAGGTCGAACCCATGCTGGAAACCAACGATGGGCAGATCGTCCGGGCAGCGGCCCTGGCCGGTGGCGGCATCCTGGTGCAGCCCAAGTACATCATAAACGCCGATCTGGTGGCGGGGCGCCTGATCCCGGTTCTGGATGACTGGGACCTGCCGCGATTGACGATCAACATGGCGTTCCAGAGCCGACGCTACATGCCTACCAAGCTGCGCGTGTTCATCGATTTTCTGCTCGCGGACTTTGCCGAGCATGAATATGAGCGCTTCTGGACGCGCTGA